One Kribbella sp. NBC_00662 genomic region harbors:
- a CDS encoding tripartite tricarboxylate transporter TctB family protein codes for MSEAATKRPDRAQYGVCGFLAVVGVLVIVDAARLQHIANSNDPIGPKPVPIVLGVLLLVVAVLYAVDVARGGTGEAEEGEDVDVTSPVDWRTVLTLIAAFVVNLALIEPLGWVISGTLLFWGSAFALGSRHHIRNLFIATALALITFYAFAIGLGVNLPAGVLQGIL; via the coding sequence ATGAGCGAGGCCGCGACCAAGCGGCCGGATCGAGCGCAGTACGGCGTGTGCGGGTTCCTGGCGGTGGTCGGCGTCCTGGTGATCGTCGACGCCGCCCGGCTCCAGCACATTGCCAACAGCAACGATCCGATCGGCCCGAAGCCGGTACCGATCGTCCTCGGCGTACTGCTGCTCGTCGTCGCCGTCCTGTACGCCGTGGACGTCGCGCGGGGCGGGACCGGCGAGGCCGAGGAAGGCGAGGACGTCGACGTGACATCCCCCGTCGACTGGCGCACCGTGCTCACACTGATCGCGGCGTTCGTGGTCAACCTGGCGCTGATCGAGCCGCTGGGTTGGGTGATCAGCGGGACCCTGCTGTTCTGGGGATCAGCGTTCGCGCTCGGCAGCCGGCACCACATCCGGAACCTGTTCATCGCTACCGCCCTGGCGCTGATCACGTTCTACGCGTTCGCGATCGGGCTCGGCGTCAACCTGCCGGCCGGCGTACTGCAAGGGATCTTGTGA
- a CDS encoding response regulator: MITVLVVDDDFMVARIHRGFVDRVDGFEVVGTANSGDQAVSALSSLRPDLVLLDLYLPDVFGIDLIARLRAVQPDVDILVITAAREAEAVRGAVRQGVVNYLLKPFGFEDLRARLQEYARRRASVPDQVTSQADVDRVLAPARPTVNRLPKGLSQETTTLVTAALRATPDNLSAAECAEKVGISRVSARRYLEFLCTQGQAQVTLRYGTTGRPERRYHWRS, from the coding sequence ATGATCACGGTCCTCGTCGTCGACGACGACTTCATGGTCGCCCGCATCCACCGCGGCTTCGTGGACCGCGTGGACGGCTTCGAAGTCGTCGGTACGGCGAACTCCGGCGATCAGGCCGTCTCGGCGCTGTCCTCGCTGCGTCCCGATCTGGTGCTGCTCGATCTCTATCTGCCCGACGTGTTCGGCATCGACCTGATTGCGCGGCTGCGCGCCGTACAACCCGACGTCGACATCCTCGTGATCACCGCGGCCCGCGAGGCCGAGGCGGTGCGTGGCGCTGTACGCCAAGGGGTCGTCAACTACCTACTGAAACCCTTCGGTTTCGAGGACCTGCGGGCCCGGCTGCAGGAGTACGCCCGCCGCCGCGCCAGCGTCCCCGACCAGGTCACCTCCCAAGCCGACGTCGACCGGGTCCTCGCCCCCGCCCGCCCAACCGTCAACCGCCTCCCCAAAGGCCTCAGCCAAGAAACCACCACCCTGGTCACCGCCGCCCTCCGTGCCACCCCCGACAACCTCTCCGCCGCCGAATGCGCCGAAAAAGTCGGCATCTCCCGCGTCAGCGCCCGCCGCTACCTCGAATTCCTCTGCACCCAAGGCCAAGCCCAAGTAACCCTCCGCTACGGCACCACCGGCCGCCCCGAACGCCGCTACCACTGGAGAAGCTGA
- a CDS encoding gamma carbonic anhydrase family protein has protein sequence MPLYSFEGKRPTVHPDAWIAPTATLVGDVVVEAGVSIWYGAVIRADLGTITIRAGANIQDNTVIHVGHNGCEIGPNATVGHQCLVHDCTIGEQALVGNGAIVLDGAVVGKRSLIAAGSTVTPGAVIPPESVAMGSPAKKIIPLDGTAKLFVDHNATVYHALAERHATTVELVEE, from the coding sequence ATGCCGCTGTACTCGTTCGAAGGTAAGCGCCCGACCGTTCACCCCGATGCGTGGATCGCGCCGACCGCCACGCTCGTCGGAGATGTGGTCGTCGAGGCCGGGGTCTCGATCTGGTACGGCGCGGTGATCCGCGCCGACCTGGGCACGATCACGATCCGCGCCGGGGCGAACATCCAGGACAACACGGTCATCCACGTCGGTCACAACGGCTGCGAGATCGGCCCGAACGCAACCGTCGGCCACCAGTGTCTCGTCCACGACTGCACGATCGGCGAACAGGCCCTCGTCGGCAACGGCGCAATCGTCCTCGACGGCGCCGTCGTCGGCAAACGCTCCCTGATCGCCGCCGGCTCCACCGTCACCCCCGGCGCCGTCATCCCACCCGAATCAGTAGCGATGGGCAGCCCCGCAAAGAAGATCATCCCGCTGGACGGCACCGCCAAACTCTTCGTAGACCACAACGCCACCGTCTACCACGCCCTAGCCGAACGCCACGCCACCACCGTCGAACTGGTCGAGGAGTAG
- a CDS encoding MFS transporter, whose amino-acid sequence MLKPVAGFAAFGLFWGAWGAILPAVRTGAGVNDGELGVALLMIGLGALVSMRFTGYLIDRYGGVVLPVVTGLFAICGVLPALAGSVLTLSAALLLLGATSGAMDVAVNATGSHAEAATERPVMNLAHGMFSVAVVVASLGTAGLRAAGVGALPVLGGAGALIVITALVLLAQRDTTNSNNTHHAPTTPAGGGRDAQASASGGGRDAQPAAAGGVRDLPGDGGGSGAGRGRLEPALLMFGVLCAIAYLVENAWQSWSAVHLDTSLHAPAGLASIAPAVFAAAAATGRFAGNALLKRVRQVQLLVMGGIIAAVGSLVAATANHTWIALVGIGVAGLGTSVCAPTIIGMAGAWAGPQRRAGAISVVTTIAYLGFLIGPAAVGAVSSQWSLPVALGSVAVLAVLVAGLAPVAGRIAGAGLRRTETGLRRTEKGI is encoded by the coding sequence GTGCTCAAACCAGTTGCCGGGTTCGCCGCGTTCGGGTTGTTCTGGGGAGCGTGGGGCGCGATTCTGCCTGCGGTTCGGACCGGCGCCGGGGTCAACGACGGTGAGCTTGGCGTCGCGCTGCTGATGATCGGGCTCGGTGCGCTGGTGTCGATGCGGTTCACCGGCTACCTGATCGATCGGTACGGCGGTGTCGTGCTGCCGGTCGTCACCGGGCTGTTCGCGATCTGCGGCGTACTGCCCGCGCTGGCCGGATCGGTCCTCACGCTGAGCGCGGCGCTGTTGTTGCTCGGAGCAACATCCGGCGCGATGGACGTGGCCGTCAACGCGACCGGATCCCACGCGGAGGCGGCGACCGAGCGACCGGTGATGAACCTCGCGCACGGCATGTTCTCGGTCGCGGTGGTGGTCGCAAGCCTAGGTACGGCGGGACTCCGTGCCGCCGGCGTCGGTGCGCTGCCGGTGCTCGGCGGAGCCGGCGCCCTGATCGTCATCACAGCCCTCGTCCTCCTGGCACAGCGGGACACCACCAATTCGAACAACACCCACCACGCCCCGACCACCCCCGCGGGTGGTGGTCGGGATGCGCAGGCTTCCGCCTCAGGCGGTGGTCGGGATGCGCAGCCTGCCGCCGCGGGCGGTGTGCGGGATCTGCCTGGTGATGGTGGGGGATCGGGGGCGGGGAGGGGGCGGTTGGAGCCGGCGTTGCTGATGTTCGGGGTGCTGTGTGCGATTGCTTATCTGGTTGAGAATGCGTGGCAGAGCTGGAGTGCCGTGCACCTGGATACCTCGCTGCACGCACCGGCCGGGCTCGCGTCCATCGCACCCGCCGTCTTCGCCGCCGCGGCTGCCACCGGTCGGTTTGCCGGGAATGCGCTTCTGAAGCGGGTCCGGCAAGTGCAGCTGTTGGTCATGGGCGGCATCATCGCGGCGGTTGGCTCGCTTGTTGCGGCAACCGCCAACCACACGTGGATAGCACTGGTCGGCATCGGCGTCGCAGGACTAGGTACGTCGGTCTGCGCGCCCACCATCATCGGGATGGCCGGCGCCTGGGCCGGGCCCCAGCGGCGCGCGGGCGCGATCTCCGTGGTGACCACGATCGCCTACCTCGGATTCCTGATCGGCCCCGCAGCAGTGGGCGCGGTCTCCTCGCAGTGGTCGCTACCGGTCGCACTGGGCAGCGTCGCCGTACTCGCAGTCCTCGTCGCCGGCCT
- a CDS encoding Bug family tripartite tricarboxylate transporter substrate binding protein, producing MRPMLWVTTAVLALVSATACGATADKSDTNADSGKPATGLRLMVPNAAGGGYDTTARVAAKVMDDAKIATGVQVFNLPGAGGTVGLQRTVNEKGNGKLAMQMGLGVVGATYTSKSKATLTQTTPLAKLIEEAGAIVVPKNSPYKTIGDLVTAWKANPKGMAVGGGSSPGGPDHLLPMQLAQAVGINPKDVNFVSYDGGGELLPALLGSKIAFGASGFGEFLDQVQSGQVRVLAVTSEQPIEALKDVPTLKGSGIDLVFTNWRGIVAPPGISDADKKVWIDALTKMHESAQWKSELDKHGWTDAFVTGDEFGKFLTDQDKAVADILTKLGLAA from the coding sequence ATGAGGCCGATGCTCTGGGTCACCACAGCAGTGCTCGCGCTGGTCAGCGCGACCGCCTGCGGCGCGACCGCGGACAAATCCGACACGAACGCCGACAGCGGCAAGCCCGCCACCGGGCTGCGGCTGATGGTGCCGAACGCGGCCGGCGGCGGGTACGACACCACCGCCCGGGTCGCGGCCAAGGTGATGGACGACGCGAAGATCGCGACCGGCGTCCAGGTGTTCAACCTGCCCGGAGCCGGCGGCACGGTCGGCCTGCAGCGGACCGTGAACGAGAAGGGCAACGGCAAGCTCGCCATGCAGATGGGGCTCGGCGTGGTGGGCGCGACGTACACCTCGAAGTCGAAGGCGACGCTGACCCAGACCACTCCGCTGGCCAAGCTGATCGAGGAGGCCGGCGCGATCGTCGTACCGAAGAACTCGCCGTACAAGACGATCGGCGACCTGGTCACGGCCTGGAAGGCGAATCCGAAGGGGATGGCGGTCGGCGGCGGCTCGTCGCCGGGCGGCCCGGACCATCTGCTGCCGATGCAGCTCGCGCAGGCCGTCGGCATCAACCCGAAGGACGTCAACTTCGTCTCGTACGACGGCGGCGGCGAACTGCTGCCCGCGCTGCTGGGGAGCAAGATCGCCTTCGGCGCCAGCGGATTCGGTGAGTTCCTCGACCAGGTCCAGAGCGGTCAGGTGCGGGTGCTCGCGGTGACGAGCGAGCAGCCGATCGAGGCGTTGAAGGACGTGCCGACGCTGAAGGGCTCCGGGATCGACCTGGTCTTCACCAACTGGCGCGGGATCGTCGCGCCGCCCGGTATCAGCGACGCGGACAAGAAGGTCTGGATCGACGCCCTGACCAAGATGCACGAGTCGGCGCAGTGGAAGTCCGAACTGGACAAGCACGGCTGGACCGACGCGTTCGTGACCGGTGACGAGTTCGGCAAGTTCCTCACCGACCAGGACAAGGCGGTCGCCGACATCCTGACGAAGCTGGGCCTGGCAGCATGA
- a CDS encoding ATP-binding protein translates to MAVRRPTLAGQLLVLQLAIVVIVLVAVAAVSLAQSAATFNRVEGRRVTALAEQLSGNQTLRFGIRHPAPAEVLAPLLQTTLTQSGVTSITVADAHGRIIAATNPTTIGSSLTLGDPWVASGRGWSGELRLGDGKELVSQVPVLSQGTDSNGRPDGTLGDHIGTVMVGEQAPSIWQRLRGASSYLAIYLGIACLLGLLGSWLLARRIKRQTLGLEPREIAGLAEHREAMLYGLAEGVVALDPHLRVTLVNDVGRRLLDLPSSAVGLSLGDLGIEGRLREVLAGEDEARDAVVVRRGRVLVMNRMEVLKDGRSLGSVTTLRDRTELAQLERELGSFRSSAELLRAQTHEFANQLHTISGLIQIGEYDEVVTYVGALNRYRESLDLTVTRRVHDTAVAALLMAKSSLAAERRVELRVSERTTLLRLDPALSADVATVVGNLVDNAIDAAAQSGTPLSPAWVEVELRQDATSVEIVVRDSGPGVAPELAQEVFAHGFTTKAAAEGERGIGLAMTRLICRRRGGEVAVTNNSDGGAAFVARMSAQRTPEGAR, encoded by the coding sequence ATGGCCGTCAGGCGTCCGACCTTGGCCGGGCAGCTGCTCGTGCTGCAGTTGGCGATCGTCGTGATTGTGCTCGTCGCCGTCGCCGCGGTCTCGCTGGCCCAGTCCGCCGCCACGTTCAACCGGGTCGAGGGCCGCCGGGTGACCGCGCTGGCCGAGCAGCTCTCCGGGAACCAGACGCTGCGGTTCGGCATCCGGCACCCCGCGCCCGCCGAGGTGCTCGCACCGTTGCTGCAGACAACATTGACGCAGTCCGGCGTCACCTCGATCACCGTCGCCGACGCGCACGGCCGGATCATCGCGGCCACCAACCCGACCACGATCGGCAGCTCGCTGACGCTCGGTGATCCGTGGGTGGCCTCGGGACGCGGATGGTCAGGCGAGCTGCGGCTAGGGGATGGGAAGGAGTTGGTCTCGCAGGTCCCGGTGCTCAGTCAGGGCACGGATTCGAACGGCCGCCCGGACGGGACGCTCGGCGATCACATCGGCACCGTCATGGTCGGCGAGCAGGCGCCGTCGATCTGGCAACGGTTGCGCGGCGCATCGTCGTACCTGGCGATCTATCTCGGCATCGCCTGCCTTCTCGGGCTGCTCGGGTCGTGGTTGCTGGCGCGCCGGATCAAGCGGCAGACGCTCGGTCTCGAACCGCGCGAGATCGCGGGTCTGGCCGAGCACCGGGAGGCGATGCTGTACGGGCTCGCCGAGGGAGTCGTTGCCTTGGACCCCCATTTGCGGGTCACGCTGGTGAACGACGTCGGCCGGCGGTTGCTCGACCTCCCTTCGAGCGCGGTCGGGCTCAGCCTTGGCGATCTGGGGATCGAGGGCCGGTTGCGGGAAGTGCTCGCCGGCGAGGACGAGGCGCGCGACGCGGTCGTCGTACGGCGTGGGCGCGTGCTGGTGATGAACCGGATGGAGGTGCTGAAGGACGGACGGTCGCTCGGCTCGGTGACCACGCTGCGCGACCGGACCGAGCTGGCGCAGCTGGAGCGGGAGCTGGGCTCGTTCCGTTCGTCCGCGGAGCTGCTCCGGGCTCAGACGCACGAGTTCGCGAACCAGCTGCACACCATCTCCGGCCTGATCCAGATCGGGGAGTACGACGAGGTCGTCACGTACGTCGGCGCGCTCAACCGGTACCGTGAGTCGCTCGACCTGACCGTGACCCGGCGGGTCCACGACACCGCGGTCGCCGCCCTGCTGATGGCGAAGTCCTCGCTCGCGGCCGAACGCCGCGTCGAGCTCCGGGTGTCCGAACGGACGACGCTGCTCCGGCTCGACCCCGCACTGTCCGCCGACGTGGCAACCGTGGTCGGCAACCTCGTCGACAACGCGATCGACGCGGCGGCCCAGTCCGGTACGCCGCTGTCGCCCGCGTGGGTCGAGGTCGAACTGCGACAGGACGCGACCAGTGTGGAGATCGTGGTCCGCGACTCCGGTCCTGGCGTGGCGCCGGAGTTGGCGCAGGAGGTGTTCGCGCACGGCTTCACCACCAAGGCCGCGGCCGAGGGTGAGCGCGGGATCGGTCTCGCGATGACCCGGCTGATCTGCCGCCGGCGCGGCGGCGAGGTTGCTGTCACGAACAATTCCGACGGCGGCGCGGCGTTCGTCGCCCGCATGTCCGCCCAGCGCACACCGGAGGGAGCCCGATGA